The Carassius gibelio isolate Cgi1373 ecotype wild population from Czech Republic chromosome B19, carGib1.2-hapl.c, whole genome shotgun sequence genomic interval TTAATTTGGATTGTAGGATTATAACCCTTTAAATGCCAGTTTGATTGCATAATATAATGccactgtttattaatattattaattttaacaagtgTTTGGCGTtcaaacatttttgattattatagcaGTCTTGGTTAGCTGTCAATGAATAGTATTTACCAAAAAAACTATTTACACCCACACAAATATAATAACACAGTAAGacttattattcatttatttattgcccAGCAGAAGcaggataataataatactaataaccaAACAAGGCTTAatgtttcaatgaaaaaaaaaaaaatatatatatatatatatatatatatatatatatatatatatatatatatatatatatatatatattggaggaTGAATTGCTCACTCCGATTATTAGTAAACATgctattaattattaaacatttcgtTTTTTTTAGCATTGTTGTTTTATACGAGCGACTTTACCCTCATTACTCCGCGTCACGCACTGTTTACTATAGCTAATAAAACCCTCGTAATTCACAGTTTCTCGTGGCTTAtagctttataaatatttattcatattacatAAACACACTAGGCCTGTTCGTATAACATGTGATGGCAACAGCTTGATATAACgacatgcaattctgagaaacaTGTTTCGCTTTCTCCAGAGATCACATGAAAGTGCTTCACTCCCTTTACCGTAGTGACACATTATTCAGAAGGAGTGGGATGCGATGGGCGTCACGTGACTGCAGCACATCACCTCAGCCCCCCCCATCCTCCTCCGCTCCACACACACTCAATGTAAACACCGCTTTGTCTCTGAGCCCGTGGCTGCAGCTCTGCACTCGCCATGCCATGGATGCTTTATGGCAATACCAGTTCAGGATCATTTTACTGGGGGACTCGACGGTGGGCAAATCATCTCTGCTCAAGAGGTTCACGGATGGCGTCTACAGCGACGTCGCGGACCCCACGGTCGGCGTGGACTTCTACGCCCGCTCTCTAGACATCGAGCCCGGGGTTAAAATCAAGCTACAGCTATGGGACACAGCCGGACAGGAGAGATTCAGGTCAGACTTGTGTTGGTCATATGTCTCCATGCATAGTGCTATAAACAGAATGTGTGCATCACTATATGATTTCATAACATTTTGCGATGCCATTGGTTGTGTAATATTGTGCAGAGCACGTATATCTATCCCGTTATATCAGAATGCATCCCTTTAAACGAGAATTTGATCCATCATTTACCTGCTGGGTGCTGTGTAATAGGGTTGACAGGCCCAGGACTGTTTCTGAATGAGTTAAAGGGGCGCATCTCATTGATTTGTTCCAGCATCACCTGTTTGGACTCTGTGATGAGCATGTGTTTGCTTTATTACTGTCACTGGGCTCAGATCCTGCTGTCTCTGATCTGTTTGCCCTATATTTCGAAGCACTGCCTGCCTGAGGGGAAGCACAAACATCCATCCTCGATGCTTTAAAGAACGGGTCATGAAATCAAGCAGCGGAAAAGCCTTTGCTGTTTTTATAATCTGAATGATCAGACACACACTGAACCGTCTGATTTCCACATATGAAAGAATGCTGTATGCACAGGGAAATTGgacacacattattattattatgttatctaTTGGGATTAAATGTGtgattaaaattaatttcagtaaAGACGGATTCTAGGTTTATGGAGCCTGTATTTCTGACAAAACACACCGCTGCAGATGCAAAATGTATAGGCCCCATAGCATCGATGGACACATTGCTTGAATGTGTGCTAGTGCTTTTGTCACACAATGAAATATACAAAGAAATAAGGAATGCATTCATTTCTAGTCACAGTACCCTCCTGAAGACGGTTTAATATTGCCCTCCTGATGGATTTGTGTGTCTTTATTATGCACTTTTTCCAAAGTTGTTTAttcttttaaatgcaattttgcaGCTTGATCTTATATATGACTAGATTTTTCATACTTGAATGTAATTTTTTAGATCTGGCAAAATCTATCTAATAATTTAGATATACTGCAATGTCCACAAGGTATCCAGAAGTTGTATGTATTATACAGTGAATACATTCAGCAGGTGTTTCTTGTTTCAGGAGTAAAGGAACAAAATAGAATATTATGGGTTCAATAATAACAGGAATAGTACTTTCTAATGGCATTTATTTCAAACTGTTCTGCGTTTTTgcaaattcgtatgaatttgtacgatctCAATCATACATTTCGTAGATTGTACAAATTCACTACCTTgttaatttagattttctcaTGAGATCGGGTTGAACATTTCTGCTTCAAAATcctccaaaaataaaacaagtgctTCACTGCAACCTTGAAATGTGCTGCTTTTTTTCAAGAAAAGTGTTGAAATTATTGAAACATTAAGCAACAAATGCTGCTGAACTTGTATGGAACTAGCAAAACATTTGGAAAGTTCCAGAAACTTTCCACCTTTTTGCAACCCTATATGGAACCCCAAATATTTCTGTACAGTTATatgcatttaaaggggtcatcagatgcccattttccacaagttgggtCTTTAAGTCTTAATGCAAAATCGGTCACATACTTTgattaaaatttctcaatggtagtgtaaaacaacaacctttttaccctgtcaaaaacagctatgTTCACTGTTAGCCGTTTAGGTGCGtgttcctttaaatgctaatgagctctgctcaccccgcccctctcttccatgTGACATGAGACTGTAAACTTTAGCCACATTCATCATGAAACTTGCTGACTAGAACATTATTAGGAATGGGCGATTtggcgacacacacacacacacacacacacacacacacacacacacacacacacacacacacacacacacacacacacacacaataacctTAGCCTATACTCACTTCCTCTGATATTTGCAATGCCTCTGGGCatctaaatgataaataaaaagccAACAATCTGAGAATGGCTTGATGTAAGAAAGGGGATATTATTCAtggggattaaaaaataaaaaagcactgggtgaatttttttttaatatagggtGTCTGTGTACACACACGGCCAACACAGATTTATGTtgaaacaacatgtaaaagtgaattttgcatctgatGACCTCTTAAAGAATCTCTGGCCATGATTTGCTGCATTTAATTCTAAGAGTCTTTAACATTTCTCATCTTCTTCATCCCGTCAGGTCCATCACTACTTCGTACTATCGCAACTCTGTGGGCGGCCTCTTAGTCTTCGACCTGACGAACAGGAAGACCTTCGATCACGTGCGGGAGTGGCACCGAGAGGTCAGAGAGCACATCCTGCCTCATCACATGGTCTACATCCTAATCGGCCACAAGAGCGACCTGAACCGCGACCGCAAGGTGACTCGGGACGAGGCGGAGCGGCTGGCGGCCGAACTCGGCATCCGCTACGTGGAGACTTCGGCCAAGTGCAACAGCAACGTGGAGCGTGCTTTCGAGCTGCTCACACGGGACATCTATGAGCTGATGAAGATGGGCGAGATCTCCACTCGCGACGGATGGGACGGGGTCAAGAGCGGCCTCACCCCTAAAGTTCTGTACCCCGCCGAGGAGGAGGCGGAGCGAGAAAAGAGCTGCAACTGCTGACTCCCACAAGCCACCAGCAATCGCTCACCTGTGTATCAGTCGCTCGTCGCTTTTACTAACTTGTCTCATCACGGTCACTGCCTCAGGCCTGGACCGCTGCTCTTACCTTGCTGTCGCTGTCTGAGGTCAAAGGTCTCTCAAAGGTGTAGTATATTTGGGCTTGAATGGACTAAATTGTTGGAGATCACATCATGTTCTGAAGTTTGCACCAATCTTGTGCAGATAAAGGATTTTAGAGTCTAGTTGTACTTCACCTCCTCTGGAGCTAATATGGTTTATTTTGGCTTGCTCCTTTCCCTTTAACCGCTATTACTATAGTACAGTTAACATTTGAGAGAACATATCATAAATGAAGACTTATCTACACTTAAATACTTCAAAGACCCTATAAAATGGCTTGACTACATGGTTTTCTTTCCTGTGTTGACATGCTTTATTGACACAGGAAGTTGTAGACGGACAAATGAattgtccttaaaaaaaaaaaaaaatttgtccgATAGCCATTAGTTAGTGTCGGTGTAATGAGCCATGCTACGTTCTGTGGCTAGTCAGTGGCTGGTGGTATTAGGAGAAGGACATCTGAGAGCATCATATTTTCCCAGTAGCAAAATA includes:
- the LOC127979297 gene encoding ras-related protein Rab-39B-like — its product is MRWASRDCSTSPQPPPSSSAPHTLNVNTALSLSPWLQLCTRHAMDALWQYQFRIILLGDSTVGKSSLLKRFTDGVYSDVADPTVGVDFYARSLDIEPGVKIKLQLWDTAGQERFRSITTSYYRNSVGGLLVFDLTNRKTFDHVREWHREVREHILPHHMVYILIGHKSDLNRDRKVTRDEAERLAAELGIRYVETSAKCNSNVERAFELLTRDIYELMKMGEISTRDGWDGVKSGLTPKVLYPAEEEAEREKSCNC